The DNA region GTCTGTTTTTCCATGGGGCTGAAGCGTAAGCTGTTCTGATGAAGGTGAACTCCCGGGGATACTTGGCGTCGCTCGCCGTCATGACCTTGAGCAGCGTGGCCTGCGGTGATGTCGACCCTGAAGAGGCCGTGACGATATCGCAGGGGGTCTATGGGATGACCTCCTATGTCAATGACGTGTGTTCTTCTGGGTGTGAGCGCGAGCCGCGGTCGATGACCTTGCTGGTCAAGTCACTGCCCCAGGACATGGACGTGGTTTCCGTGACATCGAACAAGGATGGCTTCTACGAAGCCTCGCTGGTCCTGGGGGACTATCGAATCTGCACGACGTTCGGGCGTTGCACGGACTTCTCGGTGGGCATCAATGAAGTGGTTCGCCTTGACTACGAGATGTCGGTGGGGCCGGGGTGGTCGAGGTAGTAGCCCACCGCGCCCCGCGGAATGGGGCGCTGGCTTGGTGGCCCACGATGACATCCTGAGCAGAGCGCAGCCGAGGGCCGGCGGCGGCGGGTCCCTTCCGGCTGGACCCTCGG from Myxococcus xanthus includes:
- a CDS encoding carboxypeptidase regulatory-like domain-containing protein, whose amino-acid sequence is MTLLVKSLPQDMDVVSVTSNKDGFYEASLVLGDYRICTTFGRCTDFSVGINEVVRLDYEMSVGPGWSR